In Nitrospira sp., one genomic interval encodes:
- the tssC gene encoding type VI secretion system contractile sheath large subunit codes for MAETQETPSTKTPVAEAESSLIEQMLESIDIRPQEEAYSPARRGLEEIVRALLVPERKDMKVNQAMVVDMIAEMDRKLSAQVDAILHHATFQKLESAWRGLKLAVERTEFRENIQFEILNVSKEELLTDFLEAPDVTKSSLYKHLYTAEFGQFGGNPIGAMVANYEFGPGPQDVKLLQYVASVATMAHAPFLAAAGPKFFGMESFLRLPNLRDLKTHFEGPQYIKWNAFRDSEDARSVGLCLPRFLLRLPYSQEANPAKVFNYTESLSNGHESYLWGNTAFAFATRLTDSFAKSRWYTNIIGPISGGTVENLPVHLFESMGGIETKIPTEILISGEREKELADAGFIALTMRKGSDNACFFSANSCQRAKTFGQSAEGKVAEANYRLGTQLPYLFIVNRLAHYLKVLQTEQLGSTKDRADLERELNTWISQYVSAQDVVTAEVRRRRPLRDAQVTVSDVEGNPGWYRVDLKVVPHIKYMGAFFTLSLVGRLDKKK; via the coding sequence ATGGCGGAGACACAGGAGACCCCATCCACCAAAACACCGGTCGCAGAAGCCGAATCCAGCTTGATCGAGCAGATGTTGGAGTCCATCGATATCCGACCGCAAGAAGAAGCCTATTCTCCGGCCAGACGGGGCCTTGAGGAGATCGTACGGGCCCTCCTGGTGCCGGAGCGGAAGGATATGAAGGTCAACCAGGCCATGGTCGTCGACATGATCGCCGAGATGGACAGAAAACTCAGCGCACAGGTGGACGCCATCCTGCATCACGCGACGTTTCAGAAGTTGGAATCCGCGTGGCGCGGGCTGAAGCTGGCCGTGGAGCGGACCGAGTTTCGAGAAAACATCCAGTTCGAGATCTTGAACGTGTCGAAAGAAGAATTACTGACCGATTTTTTGGAGGCGCCGGATGTCACAAAGTCCAGCCTGTACAAACATCTGTACACGGCTGAGTTCGGTCAGTTCGGCGGCAACCCTATCGGCGCGATGGTCGCCAATTACGAATTCGGCCCGGGCCCGCAGGACGTCAAGCTGCTGCAGTATGTCGCCAGTGTGGCCACGATGGCGCATGCTCCGTTTCTTGCGGCGGCCGGACCGAAGTTCTTCGGCATGGAGAGTTTTCTCCGCCTGCCGAACCTCAGAGACTTGAAGACACATTTTGAAGGCCCGCAGTACATCAAATGGAACGCCTTCCGCGATTCCGAGGATGCCCGATCCGTCGGTCTCTGCTTGCCGCGGTTTTTGCTGCGGCTGCCCTACAGTCAGGAGGCGAATCCGGCGAAGGTCTTCAATTACACCGAATCGCTCAGCAACGGCCACGAGAGTTACCTCTGGGGCAATACGGCCTTCGCATTCGCCACGCGTCTGACCGACAGTTTCGCCAAGTCCCGCTGGTACACCAACATCATCGGTCCGATCAGCGGCGGGACGGTGGAGAACCTGCCGGTGCATCTGTTCGAGTCGATGGGCGGGATCGAGACGAAGATACCGACGGAAATCCTGATTTCCGGCGAGCGCGAGAAGGAATTGGCCGATGCGGGCTTCATCGCCTTGACCATGCGGAAGGGCTCGGACAACGCCTGCTTTTTTTCCGCCAACTCCTGCCAACGTGCCAAGACTTTCGGCCAGAGTGCGGAGGGCAAGGTGGCGGAGGCGAACTATCGATTGGGCACTCAGTTGCCCTACCTCTTCATCGTCAACCGGTTGGCCCATTACCTCAAGGTGCTGCAAACCGAACAACTCGGCAGCACGAAGGACCGGGCGGATCTGGAACGGGAACTCAATACCTGGATCAGCCAGTACGTGTCCGCGCAGGATGTCGTCACGGCGGAAGTGCGGCGTCGGCGTCCACTCCGGGATGCTCAGGTGACGGTCAGCGATGTGGAGGGAAATCCCGGTTGGTATCGGGTCGATCTGAAAGTGGTGCCGCACATCAAATATATGGGCGCCTTTTTCACGTTGTCCCTGGTCGGTCGGCTCGATAAGAAGAAATAG
- the tssB gene encoding type VI secretion system contractile sheath small subunit yields MAGGKEGSVAPEERVNIVFKPATEGAQEEKELPLKMVFMGDFTLKPDDTPLEDRKKIRVDKSNFDEVMRSLNLELSMTVPNRLSGKEGEDLPVAIRISGLKDFSPDSIAQQVPELNKLLELRAALQSLKGPLGNVPAFKKKIDSLLSDVEARERLIKELGAGESR; encoded by the coding sequence ATGGCAGGTGGCAAAGAGGGGTCGGTGGCACCGGAAGAGAGAGTCAATATCGTCTTCAAACCGGCCACGGAGGGAGCCCAGGAAGAAAAAGAACTGCCCTTGAAAATGGTGTTCATGGGTGATTTCACGTTGAAGCCGGACGACACGCCGCTGGAGGACAGAAAGAAGATTCGAGTCGACAAGAGCAATTTCGACGAGGTGATGCGGAGTCTGAATCTGGAGCTGTCGATGACGGTGCCGAATCGGCTTTCCGGCAAAGAGGGAGAGGATCTTCCGGTCGCCATTCGCATCAGCGGCTTGAAGGATTTCAGCCCCGACTCGATCGCGCAACAGGTTCCGGAACTCAATAAGCTGCTGGAGCTGCGGGCGGCATTGCAGTCGTTGAAGGGGCCCCTCGGCAATGTGCCGGCCTTCAAGAAAAAGATCGACAGCTTGCTCAGTGACGTGGAGGCGCGTGAGCGCTTGATCAAAGAATTGGGCGCGGGAGAATCGCGATAG